A window of Pontibacter deserti contains these coding sequences:
- a CDS encoding M28 family peptidase → MKHLHTYGFVLAALLASGCASTSSTTSKAPVTDAEKLRGLATTYGQTITAADLSKHLNIIASDAYEGRNTGEKGQKMAAEYISKEFREDGLTGPVTANSNPYYQPVSLEKGTWGDGHIMVGTRKFAMMQDFFPMGSSVYTTEQSAMPVFIADNAAIDTASLKGKMLVAMVTNLAEAEKKMNDIGQLARKAEAASVMYVLGADAFTMMNQRYAGRLRQASISLPGKTNSRRTTTFIASPALGAAILGTTPDKLTATTTNYKPVASIQVLTKRNTTPLPSENVLGFIEGSDKKDEVVVVTAHYDHVGIEQDAEGEDKIFNGANDDGSGTVAVIELAEAFAQAKKAGHGPRRSILFMTVTAEEKGLLGSEYYSENPIFPLANTVANVNIDMIGRMDFDYEKTNDSNYIYVIGADKLSSELHAINEEANQKYTNLKLDYKYNDENDPNRFYYRSDHYNFAKNGIPIIFYFNGVHADYHKPSDSVDKILFDSAEKVARLAFYTTWELANRDNRIVVDSNKK, encoded by the coding sequence ATGAAACATCTCCATACCTATGGTTTTGTGTTGGCTGCACTGCTCGCTTCGGGTTGTGCCTCTACCAGCAGCACTACTTCTAAAGCACCTGTTACAGATGCTGAAAAACTTCGCGGGTTAGCAACAACCTATGGCCAGACCATCACAGCCGCCGACCTGTCTAAACACCTGAACATTATAGCTTCGGATGCATACGAAGGTCGTAACACAGGCGAAAAAGGCCAGAAAATGGCTGCAGAATATATCTCGAAAGAGTTTAGAGAAGATGGCCTTACAGGACCTGTAACAGCAAACAGCAACCCATATTATCAGCCTGTTAGTTTAGAAAAAGGCACCTGGGGCGATGGCCACATTATGGTAGGAACAAGAAAATTTGCCATGATGCAGGATTTCTTCCCGATGGGTTCGTCGGTTTATACAACCGAGCAAAGCGCTATGCCTGTATTTATTGCTGATAATGCTGCCATAGATACTGCCAGCCTGAAAGGTAAAATGCTGGTAGCGATGGTTACCAACCTGGCAGAAGCCGAGAAGAAAATGAACGACATTGGCCAGCTCGCCCGTAAAGCAGAGGCAGCCAGCGTGATGTACGTACTTGGCGCCGATGCCTTCACCATGATGAACCAGCGCTATGCAGGCCGTCTGCGCCAGGCTTCGATTTCATTACCTGGTAAAACCAACAGCCGCCGTACCACCACTTTTATAGCATCACCGGCGCTTGGTGCAGCAATTCTGGGTACTACTCCTGATAAGTTGACCGCTACCACTACCAACTATAAACCAGTAGCCAGCATACAGGTATTAACAAAACGCAACACTACACCACTGCCCTCTGAAAACGTACTGGGCTTTATTGAAGGCTCGGATAAGAAAGATGAAGTAGTAGTAGTAACAGCACATTACGACCACGTAGGTATAGAGCAGGACGCCGAAGGCGAAGACAAGATCTTTAACGGTGCCAACGATGATGGCTCTGGCACTGTGGCTGTAATTGAATTGGCAGAAGCATTTGCACAGGCTAAAAAAGCGGGTCATGGCCCGCGCCGCAGCATTTTGTTCATGACAGTAACTGCCGAAGAGAAAGGCTTGCTTGGTTCTGAGTATTATTCTGAGAACCCAATCTTCCCGCTGGCTAACACAGTAGCTAACGTTAACATCGACATGATCGGCCGCATGGACTTTGATTATGAGAAAACCAACGACAGCAACTATATTTATGTGATCGGAGCAGACAAGCTTTCTTCGGAGCTGCACGCGATAAACGAAGAAGCAAATCAGAAATACACCAACCTGAAGCTGGACTACAAGTATAATGACGAGAACGATCCGAACCGTTTCTACTATCGCTCAGACCACTATAACTTTGCTAAAAACGGCATTCCGATCATTTTCTACTTTAACGGGGTGCACGCCGATTACCACAAGCCAAGCGACTCAGTAGACAAGATCTTGTTCGACAGCGCTGAAAAAGTGGCTCGTCTGGCATTTTATACTACCTGGGAGCTAGCTAACCGCGATAACAGAATTGTTGTAGACAGCAATAAAAAATAA
- a CDS encoding OBAP family protein: MKIIVLNICLLTGLMSTGCGGENTSSNEQAPGTEKTGKSKVLEAGADLLQDKTPLKKIDMYLDGFHFYNGHMEGQMEAHHYVTQLNEDMHQAVIFDGNGENAKLMGVEYIISERLFKQLPEEEKKLWHSHHHEVKSGTLIAPGIPDVAEHELMEKLVSTYGKTIHTWNTDQGLELPMGAPMLMMGFTKDGQLKPELVAERDKNFDVSTAEKRKQREDIPMPQVVPGANAWEKGEIRQFQITNKEPDMKSMGH; this comes from the coding sequence ATGAAAATAATTGTACTGAATATCTGCCTGTTAACCGGATTGATGTCAACTGGTTGCGGAGGTGAAAATACAAGTTCTAATGAACAGGCTCCGGGAACAGAGAAAACAGGAAAATCTAAAGTATTGGAGGCTGGAGCCGATCTGCTTCAGGATAAAACTCCGCTAAAAAAGATAGACATGTACCTGGATGGCTTCCACTTTTATAATGGCCATATGGAAGGGCAGATGGAGGCGCACCATTATGTAACCCAGCTAAACGAAGATATGCACCAGGCGGTGATCTTTGATGGCAACGGTGAAAATGCCAAGCTAATGGGAGTGGAATACATCATATCAGAAAGATTGTTTAAGCAGCTGCCAGAAGAGGAGAAGAAACTATGGCACAGCCATCATCATGAAGTAAAGTCCGGAACCCTTATTGCGCCGGGTATACCTGATGTGGCAGAGCATGAACTGATGGAAAAACTAGTGAGCACTTATGGTAAAACCATACATACCTGGAACACCGACCAGGGCTTAGAACTACCTATGGGTGCCCCTATGCTAATGATGGGCTTCACTAAAGATGGCCAACTGAAACCTGAATTAGTGGCAGAGCGGGATAAAAATTTTGATGTATCTACAGCAGAAAAGAGAAAGCAGCGCGAAGACATACCGATGCCGCAGGTAGTGCCCGGAGCCAATGCCTGGGAAAAAGGAGAGATACGCCAGTTTCAGATCACCAATAAAGAACCTGATATGAAGAGTATGGGGCATTGA
- a CDS encoding LutB/LldF family L-lactate oxidation iron-sulfur protein yields MSKLKQFLLDAETKSFDPNHRATIRFNIGKYNAAVQRGLTQYSDHELARERASYIKTNTIKDLDKYLMEFEANFTARGGKVIWARDAQEALKEIGEIMKRKRARSVVKSKSMITEEIHMNEFLEKNGVEVVETDLGEYIVQLAEQRPYHIVTPAMHMSKKDIAELFVRKLNIAPTDDAQELVSVARRLLRDKYTSAEIGITGGNFLLADVGGVAVTENEGNARLSTTFPKTHIAIVGIEKMLPSIMDLDLFWPLLSTSGTGQNVTVYNTIFTGPRQPHEKDGPEEMYVVLLDNGRTELLAQPEKREALNCIRCGACLNICPVYKNIGGHTYESTYSGPIGSVLTPHFSGMAENKHLSFASSLCGACTSVCPVKINIHNLLLLNRKQSVDMGLADKQEKTAFKFWLKAMKSRKLMNLAPSGIKNYVVKYILKDTWSKRREPMKIAPKSFNQLWKERK; encoded by the coding sequence ATGAGTAAACTTAAACAGTTTCTGCTGGATGCGGAAACAAAATCATTCGACCCTAATCACCGCGCTACCATCAGGTTTAACATCGGCAAGTATAATGCCGCTGTGCAGCGTGGCCTCACCCAATATTCTGACCATGAACTCGCTCGCGAGCGTGCTTCCTATATCAAAACCAACACCATTAAGGACCTGGATAAGTACCTGATGGAGTTTGAAGCCAACTTTACTGCCCGTGGCGGTAAGGTTATCTGGGCACGTGATGCGCAGGAGGCTTTAAAAGAGATTGGCGAGATCATGAAACGTAAACGCGCCCGCTCTGTTGTTAAATCCAAGTCGATGATAACAGAGGAGATCCATATGAACGAGTTCCTGGAGAAGAACGGTGTGGAAGTAGTGGAAACTGACCTTGGCGAGTACATTGTGCAGCTAGCCGAGCAGCGCCCTTACCACATTGTAACACCGGCTATGCACATGTCTAAAAAAGATATTGCCGAGCTGTTTGTACGCAAACTTAACATAGCCCCTACCGACGATGCCCAGGAACTGGTAAGTGTAGCCCGCAGACTTTTACGCGACAAGTATACTTCGGCTGAGATAGGAATAACCGGTGGTAACTTTTTGCTTGCCGACGTAGGTGGCGTGGCTGTAACCGAGAACGAAGGTAACGCACGACTTTCTACTACCTTTCCTAAAACGCATATTGCTATAGTTGGTATCGAAAAGATGTTGCCGTCTATCATGGACCTGGACCTTTTCTGGCCACTACTAAGCACCAGCGGAACAGGACAGAATGTAACGGTATATAATACCATATTTACTGGTCCGCGCCAACCACACGAAAAAGATGGCCCGGAAGAGATGTATGTAGTATTGCTGGATAACGGCCGCACCGAACTTCTGGCCCAGCCTGAGAAGCGCGAAGCCCTGAATTGTATCCGTTGCGGTGCCTGCCTGAACATCTGCCCGGTTTACAAAAACATTGGTGGCCATACTTACGAAAGCACCTACAGTGGCCCGATCGGGTCTGTGCTTACGCCACATTTTAGTGGTATGGCCGAGAACAAACACCTGAGCTTTGCCAGTTCGCTGTGTGGTGCCTGTACCTCTGTTTGCCCGGTTAAGATCAACATACACAACCTGCTGTTGTTAAACCGTAAGCAAAGCGTGGACATGGGGTTGGCTGATAAGCAGGAAAAGACAGCCTTTAAGTTCTGGTTAAAAGCCATGAAGAGCCGCAAACTGATGAATCTGGCACCCTCTGGTATTAAAAATTATGTGGTTAAGTATATTCTGAAAGATACCTGGAGCAAGCGCCGCGAGCCAATGAAAATAGCTCCTAAATCCTTTAACCAACTTTGGAAGGAGAGGAAGTAA
- the ispF gene encoding 2-C-methyl-D-erythritol 2,4-cyclodiphosphate synthase: MKLKIRTGFGYDVHQLQEGLDFWLGGIKIPHTHGALGHSDADVLIHVICDALLGAANMRDIGFHFSDKDPKYKGIDSKILLKEVVHMLAREGYDIGNIDSTICLQEPKVNPHIPEMKTCLAKVMGIPENDISIKATTTEHLGFVGKKEGVAAFATVLIIKQ; this comes from the coding sequence ATGAAATTAAAGATCAGAACCGGCTTCGGCTACGATGTGCACCAACTGCAGGAAGGGCTTGACTTCTGGTTGGGCGGCATTAAAATTCCACACACACATGGCGCGCTGGGCCACTCCGATGCCGACGTACTAATACATGTTATTTGCGATGCCCTTCTGGGTGCTGCCAATATGCGCGACATTGGCTTTCATTTTTCAGACAAGGACCCGAAGTATAAAGGCATCGACAGCAAGATTCTGCTGAAGGAAGTGGTGCACATGCTGGCCCGCGAAGGCTACGACATCGGCAACATCGACTCCACCATTTGCCTGCAGGAGCCTAAAGTAAATCCGCACATACCGGAAATGAAAACCTGCCTGGCAAAAGTGATGGGTATACCAGAAAACGACATCTCTATTAAAGCCACTACAACAGAGCATCTCGGTTTTGTTGGCAAAAAAGAAGGTGTTGCTGCCTTCGCCACTGTACTGATAATCAAACAATAA
- a CDS encoding pyridoxal phosphate-dependent aminotransferase — protein sequence MTVSKMAQNLIGSEIIKVAGEVNSMIARGEQICNLTIGDFDPSIYPIPEELKEGITKAYNEGHTNYPPANGVAVLRKAVTEFTENNLGLKYPENDILVAGGSRPLIYATYLALVDPGDKVVFPTPSWNNNHYCHLSGATPVMVETRAENNFMPTAADIAPHLKGATMLALCSPLNPTGTMFSKKDLQEICDLVIEENKSRSEGEKPLYILYDQIYWMLTFGTEHQHYDPVNLRPELRDYVIYIDGISKSFAATGVRVGYAYGPAIVMDKMKAILGHVGAWAPKAEQIATAAYLKQPEHVNSFMTNLKHKIQESLDVLYKGFKDLKAGGFAVDVIEPMGAIYLSVKMDLAGKTTPDGDVLQTSKDITFYILSEAKLAVVPFSAFGSAPDLNWFRLSVGGASLEEIKNSLGRLRVALEKLK from the coding sequence ATGACCGTTTCAAAAATGGCGCAAAACCTGATCGGCTCCGAAATTATAAAGGTAGCCGGCGAGGTAAACTCCATGATCGCACGTGGAGAACAGATCTGTAACCTGACCATCGGGGATTTTGACCCCAGCATCTATCCAATACCGGAAGAGCTGAAAGAAGGTATAACCAAAGCGTACAACGAAGGACATACCAATTACCCACCGGCAAACGGGGTAGCCGTGCTGCGCAAAGCCGTAACCGAGTTTACAGAAAACAACCTGGGCCTGAAGTACCCCGAGAATGATATACTGGTAGCCGGTGGTTCACGTCCGCTGATCTATGCAACATACCTGGCTTTAGTTGACCCGGGTGATAAAGTCGTATTCCCGACGCCATCCTGGAACAATAACCATTACTGCCACTTATCGGGAGCTACACCTGTAATGGTAGAAACGCGAGCAGAGAACAACTTTATGCCGACTGCTGCTGACATAGCCCCTCACCTGAAAGGAGCTACTATGCTGGCACTTTGCTCTCCGCTGAACCCGACTGGCACCATGTTCTCTAAAAAAGACCTGCAGGAAATATGCGACTTGGTAATAGAAGAGAACAAGAGCCGCAGCGAAGGCGAAAAGCCACTTTACATACTATACGACCAGATCTATTGGATGCTGACTTTCGGTACAGAGCACCAGCATTACGACCCGGTGAACCTGCGCCCTGAGCTGCGCGATTATGTGATCTACATTGACGGCATCTCGAAGAGCTTTGCAGCAACTGGCGTGCGTGTTGGTTATGCTTATGGCCCGGCTATAGTAATGGATAAAATGAAAGCTATACTTGGCCACGTTGGCGCCTGGGCACCAAAAGCAGAGCAGATAGCAACTGCCGCCTACCTGAAACAACCGGAGCATGTAAATTCCTTTATGACTAACCTGAAGCACAAAATTCAGGAGAGCCTGGATGTGCTTTACAAAGGTTTTAAGGACCTGAAAGCAGGTGGTTTTGCCGTGGATGTCATTGAGCCGATGGGTGCCATTTACCTGTCGGTGAAGATGGACCTGGCGGGTAAAACAACTCCGGATGGCGATGTGCTACAAACCAGTAAAGACATTACCTTCTATATTCTTTCAGAGGCAAAACTGGCGGTCGTACCATTCTCTGCTTTCGGTTCTGCACCTGATCTTAACTGGTTCCGGTTATCGGTTGGCGGTGCTTCTTTAGAGGAAATTAAAAACTCGCTTGGCAGATTACGTGTTGCGTTGGAGAAACTAAAGTAA